The DNA window TTACAGCAGCTAAAGAATTGCAAGTGAGACAAAAAAAATATGCCTTGTGTACCATGTGTATTGGCGTTGGTCAGGGGTACGCAGTCATTTTAGAACGCGTTTGATGCCGAGCATAGTCAAGAATAGAATCACTTTTTCAAACTCCACATTTCATTGTTAATAATTAAATTGATTTATGTAGCTTTTGAGATTTGTCGTTGAAACTATTAAATCTATCTTAAATATTAAGAAATTGGTATACTTATTAACCCAACAAATTATACCGGGGTTACTTTTGTAAAAAATTTAAACATGATAAACACGAAAATTTTTCTCAATCTGCTGATTGCATCTATTTTAGGAATCTCTGTATCTGTTTCAAAGGCACAAACAGCGGATGAAATTGTACAAAAGCATTTATCTGCTTTGGGCGGTGTGGAAAAACTCAAATCCATAAAATCGGTAGTGATGGAAGGTAAAATTACAGCACCTAATATGGAAATTGCAGTCAATATGACAACAATGCACAACAAGGCATGGCGGATGGACATTGAATTGATGAGTATGAAAGGCTGGATGATTTTAAGACCTGATTCCGGGTGGGTTTTCATGCCTTTTCAAGGACAAACCACACCGGATGCAATGACACCGGATGCAATTAAGGAGCAATTAGACCAATTAGACCTTGAATCCACCTTATGTAATTTTAAAGAAAAGGGCCATTCGGTTGAATATTTGGGAATGGACGATGTGGAAGGAACAGAATGTTTTAAGCTTAAGACAATCACTAAATCAGGAAAAACCACTTACCAATTTATTGATCCTACCACCTATTACATTGTCAGAACAATTTCCAAGCAAAAAGCTGGTGGAAAAGAGTTTGATGTACAAGCAGATTACAGCAATTATAAGCCAGTAGATGGGGGATATATTTTTCCACATACAGTTGCAAGTCAAAATGGACCCGTTGATTTTCAAAAGATTACTGTAAATGGAAATGTAGATGAAAGTATTTTCTCTCCAGCAAATTAATTTTTAAGTAAGAAAAAAAGACACGACAAATGAAAGTTTGGCGTGTCTTTTTTATTAGGCCAATCCTTTAATATTAACTCATTAATTAATCCTATACAAATTTCAAATTCCTATGAAAATTGCAATGCATATTTTCTTTTGTCTAGTTCTAATAGATAGTCTTTATTCACAGGTGAAGATCAATTCCGCAACTTTTGGGGCTATTGAAGCCAGGGCGATGGGTCCTGGAACTATGAGTGGTAGAATTACGGCGATTGAAGGGGTGAATCAGGATGGGAAGACACTTTATATTGGAACTGCCGGAGGGGGTGTTTGGAAAAGTACAAATGCTGGGGCCTCATTTATTTCAATTTTTGACAAGTATTGTCAATCTATTGGAGCTTTGGCTATTGATCAAATGAATCCTTCAAACATTTTCGTAGGTACAGGAGAAAGCAATATGAGGAACTCTGTTTCAATTGGAACAGGTTTGTATAAATCAAACGATGCCGGCGCCAATTGGATAAAATTAGGACTTGATAGCACAGAACACATTAGTAAGGTGATATTGGACCCAAAAAATTCTAATACGATTTATGTTGCTTCCCCAGGACCACTTTGGTCAGATAGCCCCCACCGAGGATTATATAAATCAATGGACGGAGGAAGAACATGGGATAAAATATTGTTTATTGACACGAAGACAGGATGTGCAGATATAGCAATAGACCCCAACAATCCTTCAATTATTTATGCCACCACATGGGAATTCAGGAGAACGCCATATTCCTTTAATTCCGGTGGAAAAGGAAGTGGGTTTTATAAATCTTCCGACGGTGGCAAAAACTGGAAAAGGATAAGCAAAGGCCTTCCTGAAGGTGATTTTGGAAGAATTGCACTTGCACTTGCCCCTAGCGCACCTCAAAATCTTATAGCAATTGTAGAATCCAATAAAACAGGGCTATATATATCTTCTGATGCTGGCGAAAGCTGGAAACAGCAATCGGCAACGATGAATGTTGTGTCAAGACCTTTTTATTTTTCCACAATTGTGGTAGATCCAAAAGATCCTAAGAGAGTATACAGGCCGGCTTTTAATTTTTCTTATTCTGATGATGGAGGGTATTCATTCAATGATGCTTCCAATGATGGAGGTTGGGTACACTCAGATCACCATGCCTTATGGATTAATCCAAATAATACTAACTTTTTAGTTTTGGGAACGGATGGTGGAGTTTACTTAAGCAACGACCGCGGAGCAACCTTTACTTTTTGCCAAAATCTACCTGTTGGACAATTTTACCACATTGCGGTTGATGATGCGAAACCTTATAATATTTATGGAGGGTTGCAGGATAATGGAAGTTGGATCGCACCATCTGCAAAACCAGGCGGAGTTTCCAATGGTGATTGGAAAGGATTGTATTGGGGTGATGGATTTTGGACGATACCAGATATGTCTGATGCTGGAACAGCATATGCGGAAGCACAAGGAGGAAATATGGCCAGAATAGATCTCAATACGTTTAAGTCTTATCCAATTCAACCAAAGCAAACTTCACTGGAGGATAAGTTGAGGTGGAATTGGAATACTCCTATAATAAACGGGAAGAACAATAGAAAAAACCTTTATGTAGGTGCGCAATATCTTTATAAATCAACTGATCAGGGACAGAATTGGATTCGAATTTCCCCAGATCTCACCACCAATAATAAAAACAAACAGCAGCAGGAAAATTCCGGAGGATTAAGTGCAGATAATACCAGTGCTGAGAATCATTGTACCATATTTACTGCAGCGGAGTCTCCACTAAACGAAAGTATCATTTGGGTGGGAACAGATGATGGCAATCTACAGGTAACCCTTAATGGTGGAAAAACCTGGAAAAATGTATCGGAAGAATATATAAAAGCAGGCATTCCTGCACAAACCTGGATATCAAGTATTGAACCATCCAGATTTGATGTGAATACAGTTTATGTCACTTTAGATAATCACATGTATGGAGACCACAACACATATCTAATAAAAACAAAAGATGGTGGAAAAACCTGGAATAGACTGAATAATTCTGAATTTACAGGATTTGCGCACAAAATTGCTGAGGATAGGATGAACAAGGATTTACTATTTCTTGGAACGGAAATGGGGATGTTTGTCAGTCTAGATGCCGGAAATAATTGGTTCAGGATGAAAAATAACATTCCTGAATTTGCCTTGGTAAGAGACATTCAGGTACATCCCTCTGAGAATGCTTTGATTATTGGGACACATGGTAGAGGGGTTTATGTTTTTGATGATATATCTGCCTTAAGGACCATGAATAAGGAAGTAGCTGAAAAGGAAATCCATCTATTTAAAATTAGCGAGATGGTGCTTTCAGACGGTAAATATGGAGGAGGAAGTCCATTTTCAGGAGGGTGGAATGCACCCAATCCGGAGGAGTTAGTTCCAATTCAATATTATCTTAAAGATCGACTTATGGATGGAGATGTAAAGATTGAAATTTATGATCAAGATAAAAAATTAGTACAAAGCATTCCCGGAGGAAAGCGAAAAGGAATTAATAAAGTTTATTGGAATTTTAGAATGAAACCCCCAAAAGTGGCAGAAGGAGGGACTAAATTGGATTTTGGAGGATTTTTAGCACCACAGGTTTTACCGGGAACTTATTCAGTAAAGCTTAAAGTTGGCGACAGAGAATTACAAGACCAGATTATCTTGATTCATAGAGATGAGAAGAATTATACATTGGAAGACAGGAAGTTACAATATGAGGCTGGAATGAAGTATTTCAAGATGCATGAGGACTTGGCTAAGACAGTAGATGACATTAATAGAGAACAGAAACTGATTAAAGAATCTAAAGAGAAATTTAAATCTAAAAAATCAAAAGAAGCTGCTGATCAATATTTTGATCAACTTGAAAATCTTAGATCAACATTGTTGGCTACCAAACAAAAATCAATTTTTGCCGATGAGACCAAATTGCGGGAAGAGATAACTGAGGCCTATGGTGCAGTAGTGCAAAGTCAACAAAGACCATCTAATTTATCCATTGAACGAATACCAGTTTTACAAAAACGCATCGACCAGTCCAAAGCGACTTTTCAGGAAATAAAGGATAAACAAGGATCCAAATTTCTTAAGCATCTGAAAGATGAAGGGCTTAATTTGCCTTTAAAATCGTAATAACTGAAAGTTTAAGTTTTGAGATTGCTTACGAATCAAAGCCAGAGGAATATTAGCCAACATTGAAAGGATTCCAATAAAATTCAAGAAATTCTAAAGCTTGGTATAATTTTTGTTGCCAAATAGAATGAATGAATGAAACAATCGGCAGTGGAAGTCGATTGTTTAAATTGATCTAATTTGGAACCTATATTATTTTATTTGTATTGTTTGGGTCAAAGATTGACCAAAGACTTAGCCATAAGTTCTGGTAAACAAGAGGTTATACCCCAATTAGATTTAACATTTATAAGATTTTTTCTTTGGAAAAGTTTCCATTTAGGAATCCATTATAGAGCAAGTGAGTTATGCCCTTTACAGGTTTGGAGTACTTCGATTAGAAATACTTGAGTGAATGAATGAATGAAACCAAAAAAGGCGCCATCGAAAGATGAGCGCCTTTTTGGCTTTGTACCGAAAGTGGGACTCGAACCCACACGACTTTAAAGGTCACTGGATTTTGAGTCCAGCGCGTCTACCAGTTCCGCCATTTCGGTGCAGGCGGGTTTGTTACGGGGAGCAAAAATAAAGATTTTCCAATACTGAAGAAATAAATAAATCAATTTGAGCAATTATTAGCCTCAATGATTTGAATAATCAGGTTTGACTAAGTTCTTCAGATATTAAATTATCCGTATCATCTGAGTCCTGGTCAAAACTCAAAAGACTGTTGGGCAAACTTTTCCGACTAGTTAAGCCAAGTTTCTTAAGTTTCATGGCATGGTCAACCAGATTGCCTTTACCATCACGAAGTTTTTTAATGGCCTCACCATAAGCCTCGCTTGATCTGTTTAGATGCTTACCAATTTCTTCCATACTTTCTGCAAAACCAAGGAATTTGTCCAATAAGCGTTCCCCCTGTTTTGCAATTTCTATTGCATTACGATTTTGACTTTCCCTCTTCCAAAGATCAGCAATCAGTTTCAGAGCTGCAATAAGATTAGTTGGACTGATTAACAACACTCTTTTGTTATAGGCAAAAGACCATAGGTCCCTATCTGCCTGGATTGCAACCATATAGGCGGGTTCAATTGGTATGAACATCATCACAAAGTCAAGAGATTTGGCAAGTTGTTCATACTTCTTACGACTCAATTCTTCTATGTGATTTTTAATAGATTGAATATGTTGTTTAAGAGCTTCTGTTTGTTCTTCTTTTGAATCGGAACTGCAAAAGCGATCATAAGCAACAAGTGATACTTTTGAATCAATTACAATAGTTCTTTCTTCAGGCAGGTAGACCATAACATCGGGCCTGAACTCCCTACCTTCTTCATCCTTTAAACTTTCCTGAATTACATATTCCCTATTTTTCTGAAGTCCAGATTGATCCAATATACTTTCCAAAATAATTTCGCCCCAATTTCCCATTTTTTTGGCATCACCTTTTAAGGCAGAAGTCAAGTTTTTTGCATCGTTACTCAGTCGGTTATTTAGTTCAATCAATTCTTTTATACGATCTTCCAGGCTGAATCTTTGTTTGGATTCTTTGTCATAAGTTTCTTCCACCTTTTTTTTAAAACTATCTAAATTTTCGCCGAGTGGTTTAAGCAGGTTTTCGATATTATCTTTATTAGTTTGAGTAAATTTTATTGATTTCTCTTCCATGATTTTGTTCGCCATGTTTTGGAATTCTGTCATAGATTGATTTCTAAAATCTTCAATTTCCTTTTTATGTGTTTGCAGTTTCTCAAGTAGATAGCGATTATCCGATTCAATTGTGTTAAGCTTTTTTGACAATTCTGTAATTTCAAATTGTTGAATGGTGTTCGTTTTTTTTTGTTCGTCAAGATCGCTTTTCAAAATACTGAATTGTTGTCGCGCATTTTCAAGTGTCGCTTGAAGAGTAGATCTTTCGGCAATTAGATTAGTGAAATTTAAACGAGTCTCTTCCAATTTTTGAAGATTTTGAGAAAATTCAAATTGAACTCTATTATTTTGATCTTGTAAAATTTGGTTTTGAGTAGTTAGGTCATGACTTTTTCTTTCTAATTCCAGATATATATCTTTACTTACTACATTTGATTTATAGATGAGTAGTACAACAATTCCTATTGATATTCCAATAAGGAGATACAATATTTCAATGGGCATAGGGGTATGTTTGAAATTAAAATAAATATTCTCAAAAATTAAAAGCCTAACGGCTATCAAGAGTTAAAGATAACAATGCTTAAGAGAATATTATATATTGAAAAGAGTCATCTTATTTCAGTCCAGAACATTCTGCGATCGCCAATAAATCCTTCAAGAAAGTCACCAGATTGAACCGATCCCACACCTGAAGGAGTTCCAGTGTAAATGAGATCTCCTGCATTTAACCTAAAATAAGTGGAGAGATAACTGATGATTTCACTAAAGGAAAATATCATTTCTCTGGTATTTCCGGATTGTACCAATTCTTTATTTTTTAACAAGGAGAATTCAATATTTTGAAGGTCAAATTCTTTTTTATCAATAAAATCACTCAAAACAGCTGAGTTATCAAAAGCTTTTGCAATTTCCCAAGGAAGCCCCTTATTTTTACACTCTTGTTGGAGATCCCTGGCAGTAAAATCTATTCCAAGTCCGATATGACTATAATGTTCTACAGCTTTATTTAAAGGTATTTGTTTTCCTGGTTTTGAAATTCTTAAGACTATCTCTATTTCATGGTGGATATCCTTACTGAAATCAGGAAGGTAAAAGGCCTTATTTTCTCTAAGAAGTGCAGTTGAAGGTTTGCAAAAAATAACCGGTTTGATTGGTACCGGATTATTTAGTTCTTTTGCGTGTTCAAGATAATTTCTTCCAATACAAAAAATGGTCATACTATGAATATCTAAGTATTAACAGAGTGTCAAATAGACTAACTATGACAAACCGCATAAGTTTTTTACCTCTTTCAATGTTTCAGCAGCCCGCAATCTAATTTCAGCAGAAGATTTTTTGATTTGATCCTTGACTGCCTTCTTGTCTTGAAGAATTATTTCTCTCCGGGCTTGAATTGGCTTTACCAGATCAATGATTGCATCAGCAACGGTATCTTTTAGAATACTGTATTTTAGATTCCCGGATTTAAAAGAACTTAATAGCTCATCGTATGAATCTTTTCGGCCACACGCAATTAAAATGGAAAAGAGGTTTTCGGTTCCAGGAGCCATTTTTGTAGGATCGTTTCCTGCATCAGTCACAGCTGAACGGATTTGTTTTCTAATTTGGTCTTCTGAAGCAAAAACATTGATGTTGTGTTTATCTCCCGCACTGGCACTCATTTTTTTTAAAGGGTCAGCGGTGGACATTACTTTTGGTATTTCTGTATACATTGGTTCAGGCATAACAAAGTAATCTTTACCTACTACGTTGTTAAACCTTTGAGCAATGTTACGAGTAAGTTCCAAGTGTTGATCTTGATCTTTTCCGACAGGAACATAGTCGGCTTTATAAATAAGTATATCTGCAGCTTGAAGCACCGGATATGTAAATAATCCAGAGGAAATAAACATATCTTTATCTTTTTCCTTCACTTGTTCGGACTTATCCTTAAACTGAACCATTCTGCTTAATTCGCCATAACTACACATACACCCCAAAATCCATCCTAGCTCCGCATGTTCGGGGATCATAGACTGAATAAAGAGGTTTTCTGGCTTAATCCCACACGCAAGCAAATTGATGGTAAGCTCCCAAACATTTTCACGAAGCTTAGCGGGATTATAAGGCATGGTCATGGCATGATAATCTACGATTCCATATACACAATTATAATCTTCCTGAAGATTTACCCAATTCTGGACAGCTCCAAAATACCTTCCCAAGTGCAAATTACCTGTAGGTTGGATGCCTGAAAGAATTATTTTTTGACTCATGATTTTGAAAATTATTTATAGGCTATACATGATATCTCAACATTTACACCTCTTGGTAACTCAGCAACTTGGACCAATTCTCTTGCAGGAGCACCTTGAGTTGGAAAGTAGGTAGCATAGACCGCATTAATATTGTTAAACTGTTTAATGTCCTTGACAAATACTGAACATTTAGAAACATGTTCGAAATCCATTCCAGCAGCATGAAGAATGGCCCCCAAATTATCAAGTACACGATGAGTCTCAACCTCAATATTAGAAGTGATCAATTCATTAGTCTTTGGGTCCAAGGCAATTTGTCCAGAGACATATAATGTATGACCCACCTGTATTGCCTGACTATAAGGTCCTATAGGTTTTGGAGCATCTTCTGTATAAATTACTTTTCTCATGGTTGATGTGGTTTAAAGTCAGAAAGCCCCTAATAGGGGCTTCCATGATATAAATAATATATCTCGTAATCAAATATACAATATAAAGGTTATTTGATTAAAAACTTTTAAAGGCTTTATTATGCCTCGGCAGTTGCCTCTTCAGCAGCTTTGATCACGACATGCCCTTTGTAGTACAAATTACCCTCGTGCCAGTGTGCATGATGCATGATATGTATTGCACCAGTTGTTTTACAAGTCGCCAATTGAGGAGTTTCTGCCTTATAATGGGTTCTTCTTTTTCTTTTGCGCGTTTTCGAATGTCGCCATTTTGGATTAGGCATAATCTTTAATTTTAATTAGTTTTCAATTTTTTAAGTTCATCCCAAATGGGATTTCTTTCCTTAGTTTTTTCCTCTTTTTGAATATATTTCAGAACTTCCAGATTGCAAGGTGGTTCAGCTAAAGAAGAGCAATCAAATCGCTTAATTAGCGGGACCGAAAGACAAGCATAATCGTAAAGCAATTCTCCAAAGGCCAACTCGTGTGCATCAGGAGCAAGATGGACAAGATCCGGATCGTCCGATAAACCTTCAGCCCTTTTTACAACCAACTTATAGGATTTATCAATCGGAAGTTGGATATCAGCAAGACATCGGTCACAGGAAGTGGGAATAAATCCTTTAATATTCAGGTTTATTACCAAAAGATCAACCTGCTTGTCAAGATTAAGTTTGACAACAAGTTGAGCCCTATCGATAGGACTTGCCTCAAAATGTTTAAAAAACTCATCTTCTAAACGGAACTCATATTGATGAGATCCATCCAACAGCCCTTTGACCGGTATTGCAAACTGCTTTAAGAAATCCATAAAATGAACGTTTCCAAAATTTGGACTGCAAAGGTATGATTAATTCCTAAAAATCAATCAAAATTTGTAAAAAACTTATCTTTGAGTAGTTCTATACCTATATGACCTATATGAATTAAAATCAAATGATAAAAAAAGTTGTTGACGCACCCCATTTCAAAGTTGAAATTTCGGGCTTTCTTGAAATTTTTAAACGGTCAACCTAGGTTAGGTTGGCCTTGGGCATTATTAAATTTCAAGAATTGGCGTCAACCCGGACATAAATTTCCGGTTAAATTTTTTACGACTAGGATTTAGATTTTTTTTCCATAAATGGCTTTAGATTTATGGCTGATTGAAGGAACAATCATACAATTTAATCATGAAAGACCAGGATAACAGTTCTTTTACGTTTGCAGACATGGGCTTGTTTTTACGAAGCAAGTTATTCAAGTATAGTCTTATACGTATAGGAATTTTTCTGTTATTACTTTGGATTGCGCATTCATTTATTCTTACTTTTTACACCAATCATGGACAGAAACTTAAATTGGGCAAATATGTTGGAATCCCCCTAATCGATGCAAAAAAACATGCTGATCCAAGAGGTTTTGAAATTATAGTAACAGATTCAATTCATTTAATTGGCAAAAGAGGAGGGGTTATTATTTCACAAGTGCCTAAACCCGGGTCATTGGTTAAAAGAGGCAGGAAGATATATGTAAGTATCACAAGGTATAATCCAGATATTATTGATTCTGAGGAACTTATTGGCCTTTATGGAAAAAAATATGAACATAAGAGAGCTGAGCTAGAGTCTTTATTTCAACTTAAAACCAAGATTGCAGGTGCAGAATATGATCCCGGTCCGACAGGACATATATTGAAAGTATTGTATCATGGAGAACTGATATTAGACTCCAAAATACAGAAAAAGGGGATTAAAATATCTAAAGGCGATACCTTGCAAATAATAATTTCTAAGCAAAAGGATGGGGAAATTGAAATACCAAACCTAAAATGTAAAACGCTGACAGAAGTAAGGTTTGAACTTGAAGCCTCACAACTTCTGTTAGGTGATATTAACTATGATGGTGAAATTGACGAACCAGAAGAAGCTTATGTTATCAAGCAGGAGCCCATGTATAAATCCGGAAGTTCCATTAAGTTAGGCGAAAGAATTAGCATTACCATACACCAAAATAAACCTCAAGACTGTGATAATCAATAGAATGTAATTTAATTTGGACTTTTTTTATACGCAAAAATGGAGGTCACCGTTAGAAATTAACTTAAAATAGAAAAGATATATGGACGATATTTCTGTACAGGAATTGAATGAAAGGCTCAAGAAAAAGGAAGAAATTATCTTAATTGATGTCCGAGAAACCCATGAGCATCAGGAATTTAATATTGGGGGTGAATTGGCAACCTTACAAACAGATTTGCCATTAAAAATTTTGGAATTGGCTGGACACGAAGATGATGAGATAATTGTTTATTGCAGAAGTGGCAACAGAAGTGGTTTAGCAAAGCAATTATTTGAAAAGGCAGGATTTAAGAGGGTACGTAATTTATTAGGGGGGATGCTTTCATGGAAAGAAAACCTACCAGCTTAGAAAAGTTATAATTACTTGGTCCTATTGAACTTGAAAAATTATGTTCAAAATTAAACCGGTTCTTATCTTATTTCTTGATTAAGAAGCGTTAAAGCACCAATGAGAGTTAGTAAGCTTTTTATTTTATTTGGACTTTTAACCTTAAGTCTGAATGCGCAATATACTGAGCATACGACTATTGTTGATGGTGAAGTTGTCAGGGTTTTAGTAATGGAGGGAGATACAATCGTAGTTGCACAATTGGAAAGAATATCGATTACTGCACCTAAGGAATTCGATTATTCTGATGAACGCGAAAGATATGCAAAGTACAGAAGATATGCTGCTGTCGTATATCCTTATGCTGTTCAAGGAGTTAGATTGTATACTCAGTTATCAAAAGAAACCGAAGGCAAATCAAAGCGCGAAAGGAAACGTTTATATAAGGAAATATCCAAACGGCTTGAAGATGAATTTGAAACACCTTTAAAGAATTTGAGTAGGACTCAGGGATTAATTTTAACCAAGATGATGGAGAAGGCAATAGATAGATCATTTTATGATATCATAAAGGAATTTAAAGGTGGTTTTTCAGCTTTATATTATAATGAGTTCAGTAAAGTTTATGGATATCGACTAAAGGATAAATACATTTTTGGAGCAGATCCAGTTATGGATGCAGTACTAGAAGATTTTGATGTAATGAAAGATGTTCAACAATGATTACCAAAAAAGTATGCTGGC is part of the Candidatus Vicinibacter affinis genome and encodes:
- a CDS encoding rhodanese-like domain-containing protein; its protein translation is MDDISVQELNERLKKKEEIILIDVRETHEHQEFNIGGELATLQTDLPLKILELAGHEDDEIIVYCRSGNRSGLAKQLFEKAGFKRVRNLLGGMLSWKENLPA
- a CDS encoding RidA family protein; amino-acid sequence: MRKVIYTEDAPKPIGPYSQAIQVGHTLYVSGQIALDPKTNELITSNIEVETHRVLDNLGAILHAAGMDFEHVSKCSVFVKDIKQFNNINAVYATYFPTQGAPARELVQVAELPRGVNVEISCIAYK
- the rpmF gene encoding 50S ribosomal protein L32, whose amino-acid sequence is MPNPKWRHSKTRKRKRRTHYKAETPQLATCKTTGAIHIMHHAHWHEGNLYYKGHVVIKAAEEATAEA
- a CDS encoding DUF177 domain-containing protein gives rise to the protein MDFLKQFAIPVKGLLDGSHQYEFRLEDEFFKHFEASPIDRAQLVVKLNLDKQVDLLVINLNIKGFIPTSCDRCLADIQLPIDKSYKLVVKRAEGLSDDPDLVHLAPDAHELAFGELLYDYACLSVPLIKRFDCSSLAEPPCNLEVLKYIQKEEKTKERNPIWDELKKLKTN
- a CDS encoding DUF4294 domain-containing protein, yielding MRVSKLFILFGLLTLSLNAQYTEHTTIVDGEVVRVLVMEGDTIVVAQLERISITAPKEFDYSDERERYAKYRRYAAVVYPYAVQGVRLYTQLSKETEGKSKRERKRLYKEISKRLEDEFETPLKNLSRTQGLILTKMMEKAIDRSFYDIIKEFKGGFSALYYNEFSKVYGYRLKDKYIFGADPVMDAVLEDFDVMKDVQQ
- a CDS encoding glycosyl hydrolase codes for the protein MKIAMHIFFCLVLIDSLYSQVKINSATFGAIEARAMGPGTMSGRITAIEGVNQDGKTLYIGTAGGGVWKSTNAGASFISIFDKYCQSIGALAIDQMNPSNIFVGTGESNMRNSVSIGTGLYKSNDAGANWIKLGLDSTEHISKVILDPKNSNTIYVASPGPLWSDSPHRGLYKSMDGGRTWDKILFIDTKTGCADIAIDPNNPSIIYATTWEFRRTPYSFNSGGKGSGFYKSSDGGKNWKRISKGLPEGDFGRIALALAPSAPQNLIAIVESNKTGLYISSDAGESWKQQSATMNVVSRPFYFSTIVVDPKDPKRVYRPAFNFSYSDDGGYSFNDASNDGGWVHSDHHALWINPNNTNFLVLGTDGGVYLSNDRGATFTFCQNLPVGQFYHIAVDDAKPYNIYGGLQDNGSWIAPSAKPGGVSNGDWKGLYWGDGFWTIPDMSDAGTAYAEAQGGNMARIDLNTFKSYPIQPKQTSLEDKLRWNWNTPIINGKNNRKNLYVGAQYLYKSTDQGQNWIRISPDLTTNNKNKQQQENSGGLSADNTSAENHCTIFTAAESPLNESIIWVGTDDGNLQVTLNGGKTWKNVSEEYIKAGIPAQTWISSIEPSRFDVNTVYVTLDNHMYGDHNTYLIKTKDGGKTWNRLNNSEFTGFAHKIAEDRMNKDLLFLGTEMGMFVSLDAGNNWFRMKNNIPEFALVRDIQVHPSENALIIGTHGRGVYVFDDISALRTMNKEVAEKEIHLFKISEMVLSDGKYGGGSPFSGGWNAPNPEELVPIQYYLKDRLMDGDVKIEIYDQDKKLVQSIPGGKRKGINKVYWNFRMKPPKVAEGGTKLDFGGFLAPQVLPGTYSVKLKVGDRELQDQIILIHRDEKNYTLEDRKLQYEAGMKYFKMHEDLAKTVDDINREQKLIKESKEKFKSKKSKEAADQYFDQLENLRSTLLATKQKSIFADETKLREEITEAYGAVVQSQQRPSNLSIERIPVLQKRIDQSKATFQEIKDKQGSKFLKHLKDEGLNLPLKS
- the rmuC gene encoding DNA recombination protein RmuC, which gives rise to MPIEILYLLIGISIGIVVLLIYKSNVVSKDIYLELERKSHDLTTQNQILQDQNNRVQFEFSQNLQKLEETRLNFTNLIAERSTLQATLENARQQFSILKSDLDEQKKTNTIQQFEITELSKKLNTIESDNRYLLEKLQTHKKEIEDFRNQSMTEFQNMANKIMEEKSIKFTQTNKDNIENLLKPLGENLDSFKKKVEETYDKESKQRFSLEDRIKELIELNNRLSNDAKNLTSALKGDAKKMGNWGEIILESILDQSGLQKNREYVIQESLKDEEGREFRPDVMVYLPEERTIVIDSKVSLVAYDRFCSSDSKEEQTEALKQHIQSIKNHIEELSRKKYEQLAKSLDFVMMFIPIEPAYMVAIQADRDLWSFAYNKRVLLISPTNLIAALKLIADLWKRESQNRNAIEIAKQGERLLDKFLGFAESMEEIGKHLNRSSEAYGEAIKKLRDGKGNLVDHAMKLKKLGLTSRKSLPNSLLSFDQDSDDTDNLISEELSQT
- the trpS gene encoding tryptophan--tRNA ligase; the protein is MSQKIILSGIQPTGNLHLGRYFGAVQNWVNLQEDYNCVYGIVDYHAMTMPYNPAKLRENVWELTINLLACGIKPENLFIQSMIPEHAELGWILGCMCSYGELSRMVQFKDKSEQVKEKDKDMFISSGLFTYPVLQAADILIYKADYVPVGKDQDQHLELTRNIAQRFNNVVGKDYFVMPEPMYTEIPKVMSTADPLKKMSASAGDKHNINVFASEDQIRKQIRSAVTDAGNDPTKMAPGTENLFSILIACGRKDSYDELLSSFKSGNLKYSILKDTVADAIIDLVKPIQARREIILQDKKAVKDQIKKSSAEIRLRAAETLKEVKNLCGLS
- a CDS encoding fumarylacetoacetate hydrolase family protein → MTIFCIGRNYLEHAKELNNPVPIKPVIFCKPSTALLRENKAFYLPDFSKDIHHEIEIVLRISKPGKQIPLNKAVEHYSHIGLGIDFTARDLQQECKNKGLPWEIAKAFDNSAVLSDFIDKKEFDLQNIEFSLLKNKELVQSGNTREMIFSFSEIISYLSTYFRLNAGDLIYTGTPSGVGSVQSGDFLEGFIGDRRMFWTEIR